A genome region from Candidatus Spechtbacterales bacterium includes the following:
- the nusA gene encoding transcription termination factor NusA: MIDLKNFTSAISQIEEEKGIERGKIIETVEMAIAAAYKKDYGERGQIVKAKLDPETGVFDLWQEKIVVDESMIKTPEEIEKEQEERAAGKFTDESKEDDDTPKKVRFSEEKHIMLDEARKIKKDAEVEDVLSFDLELKEDFGRIAAQTAKQVIIQRIREAEREAIFEEYEDKIDSIVSGVVQRVEGNTIFFDVGKTTAIMLAKERTPGERYRVGQRMRLYLSTIEHGAKGPQIFVSRSHPKMLSRLFELEVPEIASGTVQVKAIAREPGSRSKLAVASTEEGIDPIGSCVGQRGTRVSAVIQELGGEKIDIIEWKDSPEEFIANALSPAKVLDVEVENNRAKVTVSEDQLSLAIGKDGQNVRLAAKLSGWKIDIVSKETGEVEQSTDETTEEQALVSDASKEQSEDSEESKTEQDTNTEEKTKDQE; this comes from the coding sequence ATGATAGATCTTAAAAATTTTACTTCCGCGATAAGCCAAATAGAAGAAGAAAAGGGAATAGAGCGGGGAAAAATAATAGAAACCGTAGAGATGGCAATTGCCGCCGCTTATAAAAAGGATTACGGCGAGCGTGGCCAGATAGTAAAAGCTAAATTAGACCCTGAAACAGGTGTTTTTGACTTGTGGCAGGAAAAAATTGTAGTTGACGAGAGTATGATAAAGACTCCGGAAGAGATAGAAAAAGAACAGGAAGAGAGGGCCGCTGGAAAATTTACCGATGAGAGTAAGGAAGATGACGATACTCCAAAGAAAGTCCGCTTTAGTGAGGAAAAACATATTATGCTTGATGAGGCCAGAAAGATTAAAAAAGACGCCGAGGTTGAGGATGTTTTGAGTTTTGACCTGGAGCTAAAAGAGGATTTTGGCAGAATAGCAGCCCAGACAGCAAAGCAGGTTATTATACAGAGAATTCGTGAAGCAGAAAGGGAGGCCATTTTTGAAGAGTACGAAGATAAAATTGATTCTATAGTGAGCGGTGTTGTTCAAAGAGTTGAGGGCAATACCATATTTTTTGATGTAGGCAAGACAACCGCGATAATGCTCGCGAAAGAGAGGACTCCCGGAGAGAGATATAGAGTGGGGCAAAGAATGCGATTATACCTTTCTACAATAGAACACGGCGCGAAAGGGCCTCAGATATTTGTTTCCCGTTCACATCCTAAAATGCTGTCACGCCTTTTTGAGCTTGAGGTGCCCGAAATAGCATCGGGAACCGTACAGGTAAAAGCTATAGCGAGAGAGCCGGGCTCCAGAAGCAAGCTTGCTGTAGCCTCAACAGAAGAGGGTATAGACCCGATAGGTTCATGTGTGGGACAGAGAGGCACAAGAGTTTCTGCTGTTATACAGGAGTTGGGAGGAGAAAAGATAGATATTATTGAATGGAAAGATTCTCCTGAAGAGTTTATCGCAAACGCTCTTAGCCCCGCGAAGGTATTAGATGTTGAGGTAGAAAACAACAGGGCAAAAGTTACCGTTTCCGAAGACCAGCTGTCTTTGGCTATCGGAAAAGATGGACAAAACGTGAGGCTTGCGGCCAAGCTTTCCGGATGGAAGATAGATATTGTAAGCAAGGAAACAGGGGAGGTAGAGCAAAGCACCGATGAAACCACCGAAGAACAAGCTCTTGTTTCGGATGCGAGCAAAGAGCAGTCTGAAGATTCAGAGGAATCTAAAACGGAACAAGATACAAATACAGAAGAGAAAACAAAAGATCAAGAATAA
- the gpmI gene encoding 2,3-bisphosphoglycerate-independent phosphoglycerate mutase, protein MKTNKYAIMEVMMQNSNKKVMLVILDGWGIAGPTAQGNAIYKANTPTINTLEKNYLAMPLQASGIGVGLPWGQEGNSEVGHMNLGAGRIVYQYLPRIVGAIRDKTFFKNKAFLGASDFVKRNNSTLHIMGLLSTGTVHSYIDHLYALLDFAKAQDISRVVLHVFTDGKDGGPKEGGNFVQHLQERLQKIGVGKIGTIMGRAYAMDRNSHWELTEKAYNLMTAGQGNIIQDPHSYIEECYSKNQTDLDIEPAVVHEGDSPVGLIKEGDAVIFYNFREDSARQITRAFVLPEKDFTYFPRKKISNLYFVGMTQYQDDLPIEVAFPPPKIENSLAKVLADSGKKQLHIAETEKYAHISYFFNGENEEPNEGEERILVPSIGTPHYEKVPEMQAYNITQKVLENINSYDFFLINFANADMLGHSGSIEATIKGVEAIDANLSTLFEACKNLNIALVITADHGNAEEMMDKKTGQVVTRHSTNPVPLIIVDSGLERLNPGHLYEQSPKGVLADVAPTILKIMGLDIPPEMTGQPLV, encoded by the coding sequence AAGGTAATGCCATATACAAAGCAAACACTCCCACCATAAACACCTTAGAAAAGAACTATCTTGCTATGCCGTTGCAAGCATCGGGTATCGGAGTTGGTCTTCCCTGGGGACAAGAAGGCAACAGCGAGGTGGGACACATGAACCTGGGGGCGGGAAGAATTGTTTACCAATATCTGCCGCGAATAGTAGGAGCCATTCGTGATAAAACTTTTTTTAAAAATAAAGCCTTCTTAGGGGCTTCCGATTTTGTAAAAAGAAACAACTCCACCCTGCATATAATGGGGCTGCTTTCCACGGGTACTGTTCACAGTTACATAGACCACTTATACGCGCTTTTAGATTTTGCTAAAGCTCAAGATATATCCCGCGTGGTTTTACATGTGTTTACAGACGGAAAGGACGGAGGACCTAAAGAGGGTGGAAATTTCGTACAGCACCTCCAGGAAAGACTACAAAAAATAGGGGTCGGCAAAATAGGCACCATTATGGGAAGGGCATACGCAATGGACAGAAACAGCCACTGGGAGCTTACCGAAAAAGCATACAATTTAATGACTGCGGGGCAGGGCAATATAATCCAGGACCCGCACTCTTATATTGAAGAGTGTTACTCAAAAAACCAAACAGATTTAGATATTGAACCGGCAGTTGTTCACGAAGGAGACTCCCCTGTTGGCTTAATAAAAGAAGGAGACGCGGTAATATTTTATAATTTCCGCGAAGATAGCGCGCGCCAAATTACACGCGCCTTTGTCTTGCCCGAGAAAGATTTTACCTACTTTCCAAGAAAAAAAATATCTAACCTTTATTTTGTGGGAATGACCCAGTACCAGGATGATCTTCCTATAGAAGTCGCGTTCCCGCCACCTAAAATAGAAAACTCTCTTGCAAAAGTGCTTGCTGATTCAGGTAAAAAACAACTACACATAGCAGAAACAGAAAAATATGCTCATATTAGTTATTTTTTCAACGGAGAAAACGAAGAACCAAATGAGGGGGAAGAACGCATACTTGTCCCCTCTATAGGAACTCCACACTATGAAAAAGTACCGGAAATGCAGGCATACAACATAACTCAAAAAGTGCTGGAAAATATAAATTCCTATGACTTCTTTTTAATAAACTTTGCAAACGCGGATATGCTTGGACACTCAGGAAGCATTGAAGCCACAATTAAAGGGGTTGAAGCTATAGATGCCAATCTATCCACACTGTTTGAAGCTTGCAAAAATCTGAATATAGCTCTTGTTATTACAGCTGATCACGGTAATGCAGAGGAGATGATGGACAAAAAAACAGGCCAGGTTGTTACTCGGCACTCCACAAATCCCGTACCGCTAATAATTGTTGACAGTGGTCTTGAAAGATTAAATCCTGGACACCTATACGAACAAAGCCCTAAAGGTGTTTTAGCCGATGTAGCTCCTACGATTTTAAAAATTATGGGATTAGATATACCGCCGGAAATGACCGGGCAACCCTTGGTTTAG
- a CDS encoding sodium/proton-translocating pyrophosphatase produces the protein MLFFAIPFSVAFGAVLFSTFYFQKKLSLKVADIQIAAFSAKLQKTSLEHLFRIYKTAIIISLPVSVVLGLIPVLGFVAGMSFFLGVLCTLFIMYACTIFLIKLDARFVDGSSYGLIQSFNFIFGGGNMLGVFMLSSALFIVSAYYVLLGPSSIGLVSLGLGVSFVATVFKLYQVIFLEKTGQHQAKKGKRKEDSASLPAKLAKLHILKSITRLADIFETFFIALVITILGASLLFPGFVGAIALPLLVGIAGIISAALSTKLIHIGSTTNITKNVLFSFLGSIVVASVIIFPLIVWAMNENPQYSNFVLWFSIGTGLSMLFFTFASHYNNVLRKIFNSLYPSVVALFFSICFGVSYFFAGPYGLMLLTVGALSLGGIIVSLKVLGSSSWSAQLIAKDVDLPEERKKITRKLSHIADNMFRDISVYMLLVTLLLISGIFVIYQQEAEYALVQFRLSLDNPHVVAGIFTGVAYIFLFAKFLNQVSKRHVLKNTVLPEPQKEGEGDGVVLKKRIFDSNSVTVSRAILESLALIYATPLILVRVFSPELFSGFFYGALITAAVLSVASLGTRMRGDEMSWFDTGTSNLYSNSVDVVLLRTLKTVGIASLLTVIFIV, from the coding sequence ATGCTATTTTTTGCTATCCCATTTTCAGTTGCTTTTGGAGCAGTGCTGTTCTCCACTTTTTATTTTCAAAAAAAACTTTCTTTAAAAGTGGCAGACATACAGATTGCCGCGTTTTCGGCAAAACTTCAAAAAACATCCCTGGAGCACTTATTTAGAATATATAAAACAGCTATAATTATCTCTCTTCCTGTCTCTGTGGTTTTAGGTCTTATTCCGGTGCTTGGTTTTGTTGCGGGAATGAGCTTTTTTTTGGGAGTACTTTGTACCTTGTTTATAATGTATGCGTGTACCATTTTTTTAATAAAGTTGGACGCGCGATTTGTAGACGGTTCTTCTTACGGACTTATACAGTCATTTAATTTCATTTTTGGAGGTGGCAACATGCTGGGCGTTTTTATGCTCAGTTCAGCCTTGTTTATTGTATCCGCCTACTATGTTTTACTTGGGCCATCCAGTATTGGCCTGGTATCTCTTGGCTTGGGGGTATCTTTTGTAGCCACAGTATTTAAGTTGTACCAAGTTATCTTTTTAGAAAAAACAGGACAGCATCAAGCTAAAAAAGGCAAAAGAAAAGAAGACTCGGCAAGTCTTCCTGCTAAACTTGCAAAATTACATATTTTAAAAAGCATAACCAGACTCGCTGATATTTTTGAAACTTTTTTTATAGCTTTGGTTATTACTATTTTGGGAGCATCTCTTTTATTTCCGGGTTTTGTTGGCGCTATAGCACTTCCTCTGCTTGTCGGGATAGCGGGAATTATTTCTGCCGCGTTAAGCACTAAACTTATCCATATTGGCTCTACAACGAATATCACAAAAAATGTACTCTTCTCATTTTTGGGCTCTATTGTTGTGGCCTCTGTTATTATATTTCCGCTAATTGTGTGGGCCATGAATGAAAACCCACAGTATTCTAATTTTGTTCTTTGGTTTTCTATAGGCACAGGTCTTTCTATGCTATTTTTTACTTTTGCGTCGCATTACAACAATGTATTGAGAAAAATCTTTAATTCATTATATCCCTCCGTTGTAGCGCTGTTCTTTTCTATTTGTTTTGGTGTATCTTACTTCTTTGCCGGACCTTATGGACTTATGTTGTTGACAGTCGGCGCCTTGAGTCTTGGGGGGATAATAGTGTCCTTGAAAGTTTTAGGGTCATCATCATGGAGCGCGCAACTTATAGCTAAGGATGTTGATTTGCCTGAAGAAAGAAAAAAAATAACAAGAAAGTTGAGCCACATAGCCGATAATATGTTCAGAGATATAAGCGTCTATATGCTACTTGTTACTCTACTTTTGATATCGGGCATTTTTGTTATATATCAGCAGGAGGCAGAGTACGCGTTGGTACAGTTTAGGCTCTCTTTAGATAATCCTCATGTTGTCGCGGGAATATTTACAGGGGTGGCTTACATTTTTTTGTTTGCAAAATTTTTGAATCAAGTTTCAAAAAGGCACGTATTAAAGAACACTGTTTTGCCGGAACCTCAAAAGGAGGGAGAAGGTGATGGTGTGGTTTTAAAAAAGCGTATATTTGATAGCAATAGCGTTACAGTAAGCAGGGCTATTTTGGAGTCTTTAGCCCTTATTTACGCAACACCTCTGATTTTGGTGCGGGTTTTTAGCCCTGAACTGTTTAGCGGATTTTTTTACGGTGCCTTAATTACAGCAGCCGTTTTATCTGTTGCCTCACTGGGAACGCGTATGCGCGGTGATGAAATGTCGTGGTTTGACACAGGAACATCTAATCTTTATAGTAATAGCGTGGATGTTGTCTTGTTGCGAACACTGAAAACAGTTGGGATCGCATCATTATTAACAGTAATATTTATAGTATGA
- a CDS encoding YraN family protein, whose protein sequence is MPNKTDKRKLGDLAEDKVVEYVKQKKWKVLCRNFEKPWGEIDIVARDKKTVVFIEVKASDVASSPDFSPEDHFDHNKKEKVIRTSHSYLVENKYAEDVDYRIDLAAVEIDLKLKVARIRYYKNAIG, encoded by the coding sequence ATGCCCAACAAAACAGACAAGAGAAAGCTTGGAGACCTTGCCGAAGACAAGGTTGTTGAATATGTTAAGCAAAAAAAGTGGAAGGTTCTGTGCCGCAACTTTGAAAAGCCCTGGGGGGAAATAGATATTGTTGCGCGAGATAAAAAAACAGTTGTATTTATAGAGGTAAAGGCTTCCGATGTGGCTTCGTCCCCCGATTTTAGCCCTGAAGACCACTTTGACCACAATAAGAAGGAAAAGGTTATAAGGACAAGCCACAGCTATCTTGTTGAAAATAAGTATGCCGAAGATGTGGATTATCGTATAGATTTGGCGGCTGTTGAGATTGATCTTAAATTAAAAGTGGCGCGTATAAGATATTATAAGAATGCAATAGGATAA
- a CDS encoding trigger factor: MKVEIKDLDKIQKEVKVSLNLGDMEKYLQGASERLGKDIKIKGFREGNIPRSVVESSLGKDKVWQEATNAAVQDTYWSAIEDNKINPIGMPKVDIVKFVPGELVEFKAIVPVMPDLELPNYKALAQKVIAKENKEVEVDEKEIDSSIKWLQNSRMEVGEEAKEEKVPELNDDFAKSIGNFENMDALKSSIGEGIKKEKEAQEKERVRLLILNKIAKSVDLSIPDFMVDQELDSMEEEFMQQVSQMGLTMEQYLERAQKSIEEVREGWRDKAKERVASGIILRVIAEKENIEADEKEVQEEANKYLARFKGTEEAEAHIDSERLKAHIGGIIRNRKVFQLLEENN; encoded by the coding sequence ATGAAAGTAGAAATAAAAGATTTAGACAAAATTCAAAAAGAAGTAAAAGTATCCCTTAATTTAGGAGATATGGAGAAATACTTACAGGGTGCTTCTGAGCGTTTGGGGAAAGATATAAAAATAAAGGGTTTTAGAGAAGGCAATATTCCAAGAAGTGTTGTGGAAAGTTCTTTGGGTAAAGACAAGGTTTGGCAGGAGGCCACAAATGCCGCCGTACAGGATACATACTGGAGTGCAATTGAAGACAACAAAATTAACCCGATAGGCATGCCTAAGGTGGATATAGTTAAATTTGTGCCCGGAGAATTAGTTGAATTTAAAGCCATTGTTCCTGTTATGCCGGATCTTGAACTGCCGAATTATAAAGCGCTTGCCCAAAAAGTTATAGCAAAAGAAAACAAAGAGGTGGAGGTTGACGAGAAAGAGATTGATTCAAGTATTAAGTGGCTTCAAAACTCCAGGATGGAGGTGGGTGAAGAAGCAAAAGAAGAAAAAGTTCCCGAATTGAATGATGATTTTGCAAAAAGTATAGGAAATTTTGAAAATATGGATGCCTTGAAGAGTAGTATTGGAGAGGGTATAAAAAAAGAAAAAGAAGCGCAAGAAAAAGAGAGAGTCCGTCTTTTGATTTTGAACAAAATAGCCAAAAGTGTTGATTTAAGCATCCCCGACTTTATGGTAGACCAGGAGTTGGATAGTATGGAGGAAGAGTTTATGCAGCAGGTTAGCCAGATGGGATTAACCATGGAGCAGTATCTTGAGCGTGCGCAAAAAAGTATTGAAGAAGTTCGGGAAGGATGGCGCGATAAAGCAAAAGAGCGGGTTGCATCGGGAATTATTTTAAGGGTTATAGCCGAAAAAGAAAATATAGAGGCCGATGAAAAAGAGGTGCAAGAAGAGGCTAATAAGTACCTGGCACGATTTAAAGGCACTGAAGAAGCAGAAGCCCATATTGATTCGGAGCGCTTAAAAGCGCATATTGGTGGTATAATAAGAAATAGAAAGGTGTTTCAGCTTCTAGAAGAAAATAATTAA
- the clpP gene encoding ATP-dependent Clp endopeptidase proteolytic subunit ClpP — protein MRQKPNKKMNLIPTVIEKSQYGERAYDIYSRLLKENIVFLGGPVSDVMANIVIAQLLFLESQDPDKDIQLYINSPGGSVTAGMAIYDTMQHVKNDIATMCVGMAASMAAVLLAGGKKGKRSALPNSEMLLHQVMGGAQGQASEIEISARHIINIKQRLNEILASHTGQKIETIEKDTDRDFYLTAEEAKKYGVIDNIIQPKKK, from the coding sequence GTGAGGCAGAAGCCGAACAAAAAAATGAATTTAATTCCAACAGTTATAGAAAAATCTCAATATGGTGAACGTGCGTATGATATATATTCTCGCTTGCTTAAGGAGAATATAGTTTTTCTTGGTGGCCCTGTTTCAGACGTTATGGCAAATATTGTTATTGCCCAACTTCTTTTTCTTGAAAGCCAGGACCCGGATAAAGATATTCAGCTGTATATAAATAGCCCAGGCGGGAGTGTTACGGCGGGTATGGCCATTTACGATACTATGCAACATGTAAAGAACGATATAGCGACAATGTGTGTTGGTATGGCAGCTTCCATGGCCGCTGTCTTACTTGCGGGGGGAAAGAAAGGAAAAAGAAGCGCGTTACCTAATTCGGAGATGCTTTTGCATCAGGTAATGGGCGGTGCGCAAGGACAGGCCTCAGAAATAGAGATATCCGCGAGGCATATTATAAACATAAAACAGAGATTGAACGAGATATTGGCAAGCCATACAGGACAAAAGATAGAGACTATTGAGAAGGATACAGATAGAGATTTCTACCTTACAGCTGAAGAGGCAAAGAAGTACGGAGTAATAGATAACATAATCCAGCCAAAGAAAAAATAG